From the Primulina tabacum isolate GXHZ01 unplaced genomic scaffold, ASM2559414v2 Contig429, whole genome shotgun sequence genome, one window contains:
- the LOC142534215 gene encoding phosphoinositide phospholipase C 4-like: MNQVELYGPGFPVLAEILVDRMLSYENQSDSDQDDEDIGFHRQKSGNMSAPEYKRLIAIHAGKVKKGLKHALRNGSGKVNRLSLSEQTLERAAASYPMDDVLSKNILRVFPKRTRVTSSNFDPTIGWMHGAQMIAFNMQAKLNGE, encoded by the exons ATGAATCAGGTCGAGCTTTATGGGCCAGGATTTCCAGTCTTGGCTGAGATATTAG TTGATCGTATGCTTTCTTATGAAAATCAGAGCGACAGTGATCAAGACGATGAAGATATCGGTTTTCATCGACAAAAATCAGGAAATATGTCGGCACCAGAATATAAGCGGTTGATCGCCATTCATGCCGGGAAGGTAAAAAAAGGCTTGAAGCATGCACTTAGAAATGGTAGTGGTAAAGTTAATCGACTTAGTTTGAGTGAACAAACACTTGAAAGGGCTGCAGCATCTTATCCAATGGATGAT GttctctcaaaaaatattttgagggtaTTTCCGAAGAGAACACGAGTAACATCATCAAATTTTGACCCGACTATTGGATGGATGCACGGAGCTCAGATGATTGCTTTTAATATGCAG GCAAAACTAAATGGTGAATAA
- the LOC142534209 gene encoding uncharacterized protein LOC142534209 encodes MPIPGNEEPGVLSPQLEQQQQFINFSGAIPIKKRRFPVVRSPSPSPEEKTCFSEENESKDKNDINNIPGGGSSIGTSKDMCHPCKVEEKFFLELIVIKEQVTDTRVELAQDKVDTSSLKPQEVNPDIGLGFLLNEKSAEPEVSGSRVGAEILNVKQELVGGKIEGASQLELSTCLNNVGLFLGANKPSIPALEQKISEGISQIPGKSDLSSLSLLSKREMLVSHDSNNSTISDVSSLACVKRSNWDLNTTMDVWEGSVANQADVHKASGIDGFTKSDVEHGAKASLNTLNKGNQILEEHSSNSSNTSVQRSLYKPEDILNSSNTSVQRSLYKPEDILSLSLSIPCRELDLCGEHYSLSDNMGSESVDSRVNLGRPQLPNTNLTFTNVESVKSEPVDENSKLDCSTSNSSNMVLSKLASVKKECFENHSTGSVFPQKSVKSELVQEGNKESFKSKGAMLSPSVAKNGTVMQHQDSSASSSALSIPLTPQNSRPSSFLLLNQSEHSLPSEEVLGHSYITDEQSDSLVSKFASQNGKQLKLCMTEESSVLNAGNCRLALVIEKSNDLRGNNELTVDNEEKMNVSTKMPEERNHITCMDIEEKMHDKEDDDYEDGEVREQLKDSVEEDVRVVEPNSENVVLVKCDYNINEQNANTPVSDKKVTVKENNDEAICSKTEEGAVCFDELKSVDKILQKPVSDILKEVDSFGKKSVCVVTPDKPLDLLSEDVNKSDDNELYTATNDSHSMGATLGGDAIDKVVDICPVNHNSALSEVKVSADGNNIVKDSSSVANKSRIISLPCATTASSPCKTRSLSGRVLTPQTGKEKYSNLEGDIRPRWNREQLYIDDPNKRVKDRVHGQSFRNSRHSFVLGKGRVFGRFGRLHNEWDSDRDRESETYNGRADYRVFRHKQSSSVAGEFEFNDYDITPDGTSCNGREKTMIDELPSLRRPSLRRLSPGDIDGQVTRNTQMPRRFPRNISPSRYNVEDGSDFMGHRHEEKLMRHLSDDIRDSVFPRQQTRYDELDGQLRRNRNFSAVHRKDYPQNFSKSPVRSRTRSPGPWSSPRQWSPDGHPDSTQQRCPPLFRMGRMRSPEHACRDEMVPRRRVSPPYISQHTNDLKDFDFGREQVHRRPINSNRRSPPRRLYPCGTGRSDVLDSRERTDGDEYSNRPGHSDRFQELCNDGSMAERRNLSERRGFVRPFRSTYDTDNGNYHLHLNDRPKPCRFYQDTDTEFVERSDIREREFDGRIKHPPPLSVPRRMRDIEEQQDGSHRPGGRGWHDDGFSDVSGVKRRRF; translated from the exons ATGCCGATTCCAGGAAATGAAGAG CCTGGGGTACTTTCCCCGCAGCTGGAGCAGCAACAGCAGTTTATTAATTTCTCTGGGGCGATTCCTATCAAGAAAAGGAGATTTCCTGTGGTTCGGTCTCCATCTCCTTCCCCCGAAGAAAAGACCTGTTTTTCGGAGGAAAATGAGTCGAAGGACAAGAATGATATTAATAATATCCCAGGTGGAGGGTCGTCAATTGGTACGTCTAAAGATATGTGTCATCCGTGTAAAGTTgaagagaaattttttttggaacTGATAGTTATAAAAGAACAAGTTACTGACACTCGTGTTGAATTGGCACAAGATAAAGTGGATACTTCTTCCTTGAAGCCGCAGGAAGTAAATCCGGATATCGGTTTGGGTTTTcttttgaatgaaaaatctGCAGAGCCAGAAGTTTCGGGAAGCAGGGTTGGTGCCGAGATTTTGAATGTCAAACAGGAACTAGTTGGTGGAAAAATTGAAGGAGCTAGTCAGCTCGAATTATCTACTTGTCTGAATAATGTTGGATTGTTTTTAGGAGCAAATAAACCATCTATTCCTGCTTTGGAGCAGAAAATCAGTGAAGGTATCAGCCAAATACCTGGCAAGTCAGATCTCTCATCCCTGAGTTTGCTTTCAAAACGGGAAATGCTAGTTTCACATGATAGCAATAATAGTACAATTAGTGATGTTAGCAGTCTAGCATGTGTTAAACGATCTAACTGGGATCTGAACACGACTATGGATGTGTGGGAGGGTTCTGTTGCTAATCAAGCAGATGTGCACAAGGCTTCTGGCATTGATGGATTTACCAAGTCCGATGTTGAGCATGGCGCGAAAGCTTCTTTGAACACATTGAACAAGGGGAATCAAATTTTGGAAGAACATAGCTCTAACTCTTCTAATACATCTGTACAGCGTAGCCTGTACAAACCTGAAGATATCCTTAACTCTTCTAATACATCTGTACAGCGTAGCCTGTACAAACCTGAAGATATCCTTAGTCTTAGTCTTTCTATTCCTTGTAGAGAGTTGGATTTGTGTGGTGAGCATTATTCGTTATCAGATAATATGGGCTCTGAAAGTGTTGATTCGAGAGTGAACTTGGGACGGCCGCAGTTGCCAAATACGAATTTGACATTTACTAATGTTGAAAGTGTCAAATCAGAACCTGTCGATGAGAATTCAAAACTTGATTGTAGCACTAGTAATAGCAGTAATATGGTTTTATCTAAACTTGCTTCTGTGAAAAAAGAATGTTTTGAAAACCACAGCACTGGATCTGTTTTTCCCCAGAAATCAGTGAAATCTGAACTGGTTCAGGAGGGTAATAAGGAAAGCTTCAAGTCTAAAGGTGCTATGCTATCACCATCTGTTGCAAAGAATGGAACGGTTATGCAGCATCAAGATAGCTCAGCATCTTCTTCCGCTTTATCAATTCCTTTGACACCTCAGAATTCACGCCCTTCGAGTTTTTTACTGCTAAATCAGTCTGAACATTCTTTACCGTCTGAAGAAGTACTTGGCCACAGCTATATAACGGATGAACAGAGTGACAGCCTGGTTTCTAAATTTGCGAGTCAGAATGGCAAACAGTTAAAGTTGTGCATGACAGAGGAGTCAAGTGTTCTCAATGCTGGTAACTGCCGGTTGGCTTTGGTTATTGAGAAATCTAACGATTTGCGTGGAAACAATGAGCTTACTGTAGACAATGAGGAAAAGATGAATGTATCAACTAAAATGCCCGAAGAAAGAAACCATATTACCTGCATGGATATAGAAGAGAAGATGCATGACAAGgaagatgatgattatgaggATGGTGAGGTTCGAGAACAGCTAAAAGATTCAGTTGAAGAAGATGTGAGGGTAGTTGAACCGAACTCAGAAAATGTAGTACTTGTTAAATGTGATTATAACATTAATGAACAAAACGCTAACACACCTGTTTCTGATAAAAAAGTCACTGTAAAAGAAAATAATGATGAAGCTATCTGTAGTAAAACTGAAGAGGGTGCCGTTTGTTTTGATGAGCTTAAAAGTGTGGATAAAATCTTGCAGAAACCAGTATCAGACATTTTGAAAGAAGTTGATTCTTTTGGAAAGAAATCGGTCTGTGTTGTCACTCCGGATAAGCCGCTTGATCTACTGTCAGAAGATGTTAACAAAAGTGACGATAATGAGTTGTACACAGCGACCAATGATAGTCATTCAATGGGTGCTACCCTTGGTGGTGATGCTATTGATAAAGTCGTTGATATCTGTCCAGTAAATCATAATTCAGCTTTGTCTGAGGTGAAAGTATCTGCAGATGGCAACAACATTGTTAAAGATTCCAGTAGTGTTGCCAATAAAAGCCGGATCATAAGTTTACCTTGTGCTACCACTGCCAGCTCTCCATGTAAAACAAGATCACTGTCGGGCAGGGTGTTAACACCACAAActggaaaagaaaaatattctaATCTCGAAGGGGATATACGCCCACGCTGGAATAG AGAGCAACTTTATATTGATGATCCCAACAAACGTGTGAAAGATAGAGTGCATGGTCAGTCATTTAGGAATTCAAGACACAGTTTCGTGCTTGGAAAAGGGAGGGTGTTTGGTAGGTTTGGCCGCCTACATAATGAGTGGGACTCTGATCGTGATCGTGAATCAGAAACTTATAATGGTCGAGCTGATTACCGGGTCTTCAGACATAAACAATCTTCTTCCGTTGCTGGCGAATTTGAATTTAATGACTATGATATCACACCTGATGGCACCTCTTGTAATGGTAGGGAAAAGACAATGATCGATGAGTTACCTTCATTACGCCGTCCATCCTTAAGAAGGCTATCTCCTGGAGATATAGATGGCCAGGTAACGAGGAACACTCAAATGCCTCGTAGATTTCCTAGAAACATCAGCCCAAGTAGATACAATGTTGAAGATGGATCGGACTTTATGGGGCATCGACACGAGGAAAAGTTAATGCGGCATTTGTCTGATGATATCAGAGATTCTGTTTTCCCTCGTCAGCAAACTAGGTATGACGAACTTGATGGTCAGCTTCGAAGGAATAGGAATTTTTCTGCTGTGCATAGGAAAGATTATCctcaaaatttttcaaaatctCCAGTTAGATCCCGTACACGCTCACCAGGCCCTTGGTCATCTCCTCGTCAATGGTCACCCGATGGACATCCTGACTCAACACAGCAGAGATGTCCACCTCTATTTAGGATGGGAAGGATGAGATCTCCTGAACACGCTTGTCGCGATGAGATGGTCCCTAGAAGACGGGTATCTCCTCCATACATTTCCCAGCATACGAATGacttgaaagattttgatttcgGGCGGGAGCAAGTTCATCGAAGGCCTATCAATTCAAATAGGAGAAGCCCCCCTCGGCGATTGTATCCCTGTGGAACTGGCAGATCTGATGTGTTGGATTCTCGAGAGAGGACTGATGGTGATGAGTATTCCAATAGACCAGGGCATTCTGATAGGTTTCAAGAGCTTTGTAATGATGGAAGTATGGCTGAGAGAAGAAACTTAAGTGAGAGACGAGGTTTTGTTCGTCCATTTCGATCTACTTATGACACTGATAATGGAAACTACCATTTACATTTGAATGATCGTCCCAAGCCTTGCAGATTCTATCAGGACACAGATACCGAGTTTGTTGAGAGAAGTGACATTAGAGAGAGGGAGTTTGATGGGCGCATAAAGCATCCTCCACCTCTTAGTGTACCCAGGCGAATGAGGGATATAGAAGAGCAGCAAGATGGAAGTCACAGACCTGGTGGGCGGGGCTGGCATGATGATGGGTTCTCTGATGTATCTGGAGTGAAAAGAAGAAGATTTTGA